TATCGCCCAACAGCTGGAAGGCAACTTCGTATCTCCTAACGTGATGGGTAAAGCATTAAGCATCCATCCGCTGACAATCATCACACTGATCCTGGCTGCCGGCAGCCTGGCCGGTTTCATCGGGTTATTGTTCGCGATTCCTGCCTATGCCGTCATTAAAACAGTCATCAGCCACTTCTATCATGAGTGGATAGAACGAAAGTCAGAGACAACTTAAGATTCCAGTGAAGCCTGTCGTGCTCTGTGCATGACGGGTTTCCTTTTTGACAGAAAGAGAGGACCATTAAAATGACACATTCTACACAACAGAAGCTATGGACGCTGCCATTCATTTTCCTGATCATTGCCAACCTGTTCACATTCATGAGTTTTCAAATGCTTCTCCCTAACTTACCTCCATACATAGAATCCATTGGTGGAACCAGCCTTCAGGTAGGACTTATCACGACGACCTTCGCCTTTGCTGCAATCATCATCCGGCCGTTCATCGGTCATATGCTCATGACAAGGCCGCGCAAGGTACTCGTCATGGTCGGATCCGTATCCTTACTGATCATGACCGTATTGTACCCGGTCACTCAGGTTGTCGTCGCACTCCTGATCATCCGATTCATCCACGGAATCGCCTGGGGGTGGTCCACCACCGTCAACGGTACCGCCGCCGTCGACCTCGTACCAAGGCGCAGGGTCGGGGAAGGCATGGGCTATTTCGGACTGTCCGTTACAGTCGGTATGATTATGGCACCCAGTATCGGTATCTTCCTTTATCAGAACTACTCTTTCGATCTCCTCGTGTGGATTTCTGCGGGGCTTGGAGTCATTGCCATCATCCTGTTTTCCTTCACGTCTTTTGTCACACCGCCGCAGGTCTATGAAAATCAAAAAAACCCTCCGAAATTCTCCTTCGTCGGGTCGCTTGTCGAGAAAAAGAGCTGGTATCCAGCGCTTGTCACCATCCTAAACACCTTCGGATACGGTTCTGTCATTACTTATATTGTCATCTTCGGGAATGAGCAGGGACTCAGTGGTACGTTCTTGTTTTATTTCTTTAATGCATTATTCGCCACCCTGTCGCGTCCAATCACCGGAAGGTATTTCGATAAACACGGACCTTGGAAGCTGATTATCGTTTGTTCCGGCCTGTCTTTCATCGCCATGTGGCTCCTTGCATTATCCAACTCGAACGTGGACTTGATCATCGCCGGTTCGTTGTTTGGATTAGGCTACGGCTCCATGATGCCCGCCCTGCAGGCATGGGTTATATCAAAAACGACGACCGAGCGCAGCGGAATCGCCAACGGCATGTATTATTCATCCATCGATTTAGGAATCGGGGCAAGTGCCTTCCTGCTTGGATTCGTTTATCAGTTTGTAGAGACGGCTACCTTATTTAAACTGTCCAGCTTTTTGTTCCTCGTCGTTATGATTCTTACTTTCTTAGACCAACGAAAACAAACGGAACCGTGGCAGGCACCAAGATAGAACAAACAAATGCGGAGGACTGCTGTCCTCCGCATTTTTCAATTCAAAAAGTATAGACGATCGAATCCCCTGCGTGCTTGTATCCGATCCGTTTATATATCGAGTTCGATGTGGGATTGGCCATATCCGTGTAGAGAGAACAGAATCGGTATCCGCTCCGCAAGAGCTTATCCGTTAAGTGCCAGACAGCCTTAGATGCATATCCGTTACGCTTGAATATATCCGGTGTGTACACAGCGTTAATGGTCGCTCCATTCTTCGTCGCTCTTGCTCTTGCCGCCATGGAAACCGGTTCTCCATCTACTTTCCACAAATAGATTTTACGCTCCTCCACCATTTCCGCTGCCAATACTTCTGCACGCTCAGAAATGTTCTTCTCGCCCGTTTCTATACCAAATTGATACATCCATGCCTGCAGAAGCGGCAGATCAGATTCCACAGCCGGCACAAGTTCCCCCGGAGCATCCGCAATGGGTTGCAGATCATCCAGACGATAAATCCCCTGTTCCATATGCAGGGACCCTTTCAATCCTGAAACGTTTTCCCATTCTTCTACAAACCATTGAACAGCACGGCGATCTCCAAGCACGCCGGGAACCTCATAGTTCCCACCATGCAAATAATCGACCAGCTGTTTTATGAAAGGTTTCTCCATGACCTCTGTTGAAGGAAGAATCCATAAGTGCGGCGGTGTCCGGAGTGCTGCATAAACCGGATTTTCTCTTTCTATGACTGTAAGCATATGACAGACCTGATCTGTACCCGTCCGCTTCCTATCTTCAAGGAGGCCAAGCGGCAGATTATTTTGAGCTTCCCCATGCATCAACAGCCCCTCTACTTGATTCAAAAAAGTGACCGGGTCTGTTTCTTTTCGTACAACCATTCCTCTTCCCCCTTTTCTTCTTTCATGATTTTTTGTTAAAATTCTGAATATGGATAGTTCTTCTATTATACGTCCCGACTAATCATCCAGCAACAACGGAAAGGAGCATGTATGATGACTAAAAAAGAAATACAAGATCAAATCACATTCCTTAAATCCGACTATATCCGTATCCAGGGGGATCTTGATAAACTGGAAGCTGCCGGCGGCAATGTCCGTAATGCCGAAAAGCAGCTGGAGAGGATGGAAGCAGAGCTTAAAGAACTGAACACTAAACTGAAACAGGCAGAAACAACTAAATAAATACAACGAAACAAATGCAAAAAGGTGGAGGGTATAACCCTCCACCTTTTTGCTCTTATTAGTCTTCCTTCTGTTTTTCTTGTTCTTTCCTCTGGTCTTCCAATCGTTCCTGAATCTTCTCGAACTCTTTGCTCGGAGGCATCAAGGAGACGATGATATCCCCATTCTCCGGACGATATTCCATGTCAGGAGTAAAGAAGTCCACTTTCCCCGTCGGACGCTTCACGAAAAGGAGCATGGCATGCTCATCCACATTGTCCCGATAGTTATCAAACGTGTATTGGTCCGTGATGGTGGTCTTACGGAACACATATCCGTTTTCCACCCGAGCATTCATTTCTTCCCATGATGCACCTTCTTCGAACAACACACGCCCGCCGATGGTATGGACTAGGCTTTCCAGATTATCCCCTTCTGCATTGCTCAAGCTCAACTGAAAGCAGTTGTTCCTCCCGAATTCTGGAACAAATGTCGTACAGACCAGCGCATTATAAGAATCCATCTCCGATGCAGCAATTAAATACTCATACGGCGTCATATCTAAATAATATTCCGTCTGTTCGGACAGGATTTCGCCGTGATACGATTCGATCCCCCGAGATCTTGCACGGGAAAGTTTCTGCCAGGAGGAGTCTGTCAGAAGAACCGGAATTTTCAGCTCTTCCAGCACCTTGGCGAGACCTGTAGTAAACGCACTTCCACCAGCAATGAGAACGCCGGGAGGCCCTTCCATAGACAAGCCAAGTTTCTTTGCAAGCCATCCAATGGAGAACCCGTGAGCCACTACCGTTGTAAATACCAGCGCAAACGTAAGGGAAATAAGAATCGAAGCATCTTCAAACCCTGCATCCAATAAAACGCTGGCAAAGTAACTTGCAACGGTCAAAGCAACGATTCCCCTTGGAGCAATCCATCCCACTAACAGTTTTTCAGATTTGGACAACCCCGTTCCTGCTGTAGACAGGAAAATCGACAACGGCCGGACGACGAACAACATCAAAATAACGAACCCGATAATTTGCAGATTAAATATTTCAAGCAGCGTATCTACCGTTAAAGAAGCCGTCAACATGACAAAGATTGTCGATATTAGCAACAGGGAAATATTCTCTTTGAAATGCCGCATATCTGCAATGGATGATATGTGCATATTGGCAAGAGTCATCCCCATAGCCGTCACGGATAGAAGCCCTGTTTCATGCATGATCTCATCAGCGATGGTAAAGCATGCAATAACGATCGTGAAGACGACTGGTGATTTCAGAAATTCCGGTACATAACCGGTTTCAAACATCCACCCTGTCCCTTTCCCACATACCCAGCCGAGAAAGACAGCGAATGCGGAAGCTGCAAAGAATAGAAGAAGAGATGTAGGGCTCGCACTTTCCTCCATAAAGAACACGATGAATTCGAATGCAAAGACTGCGAGCAGTGCCCCGATCGGATCCACGATAATTCCTTCCCACTTGAGAATCTTTGCCGGTCTGGGTTTTAATTTCGCCTGCCTGAGCAATGGCAGGATGACGGTTGGTCCTGTTACGATAAATAACCCGCCGATCGTGAAAGCGACTGCCCACGATAGTCCGGCAACATAGTGGGCTGCCAGAGAACCTAAGATCCAGCTCAGGAAGGCTCCTAATGTAACAATTCGAAACACCGGCTTTCCAAGCCCCTTCACTTCTTTGAAGTCAAGGTTCAAACTTCCTTCAAAAAGAATGACAGCTACCGCCAAAGAGATAATCGGACTGTACAACTCACCAAAATCCTGTTCCGGATTCATTAACCCGAATACCGGACCTGCAAGCAGCCCCGCAATCGACATAACGACGATGGCTGGAAGGCGAAACCTCCAAGCCACCCATTGGGAACCGATACCTAGAAAACCTATTAACATGAATTGAAGTAACAGCGAATCCACCATAGAATAAACTCCTTTATATTATGAATGTGTATATGTACCTTTTTTTCTTATTTTTATATAGAACACATTCTATCGACCTCCCCCTCGTCTGTAAACCAAGAAGGGGCGCTCCCTAAATCCTTCCTGAATATAGGAAAATCATACCGCCATGGAAATCATAACCTTTTAAATTTTCTAATAAATCGTTGACATAATTTTTTGAAATTGATAGTATTACTCCGGTGAATGAAGAAAATTGATTGTTTTTGTCGAAAAATTCGTTTAAAGTACCATAGTGTGCCTCGCTCTTGCCGTGGATAAGAGCGGTTTTTTTACGCAAAATATAGAGACATCTAAGAGGAGGAGCAAGTTTATGAAAGCAAAAGATACCATTGTGATCGGGTTTACTTTGTTTGCTCTATTTTTCGGTGCCGGAAACTTAATATACCCCATTTCCTTAGGGTTTGAATCAGGTACTTCTTATATTCCCGCAATCATTGGTTTCGTAATCACCGGGGTAGGCCTGCCTATAGTCACAATTGCAGCCATTTCACTCGTCAAGAATGGAGCCGTCCAGCTCGCAGGTAGACTGCACCCTACATTCGGTCTGTTGTTCACCTCTATGGTTTATCTTGTGATCGGTCCATTTTTCGCTATTCCAAGAGCTGCCAACGTAGCTTTCGAAACAGGAGTCGCTCCATTTACGAATGGTGCTTCTTATGCCTTGTTGGTGTTCACCGTTATATTCTTTGTCTTGGTCTACATCGTTGCCCGAAACCCATCCAAGCTGGTGGACCGTGTGGGACAGATCTTGACACCCATGCTTTTCCTGGCAATTTTAGGATTGGTTATCGGCAGCTTTTTCTTATTGGATGGTCCCATACAACCGCCTGAACCAAAGTATGCAGAGCAGCCTTTTTTCTCCGGTTTTGTTGAAGGTTATTTAACGATGGATGCTATCGCTTCGCTTGCTTTCGGTTTGATTGTCGTGTCATCCTTCCGCGAGCGCGGGGTAACGAAACCGAGGGAAATTACTTATCGTACATTGAAAGCCGGACTGGTGACAGCCATTGGTTTAATCGCTGTGTACGTTTCCATTGGATGGATTGGTGCCCGGATGGCTACAGAAGGAACGTATGAGAACGGAAGTGCCATTCTTTCCGGCGCTGCTACCATTATGTTTGGAGATCTTGGTACCATCCTGCTCGGTGTCATTGTAGGACTTGCATGTTTCACGACATGTGTCGGATTAAACGTTGCCTGCGCACAGTTCTTCTCCAACCGGATCAAAGGATTGTCTTATACACAGATCAACCTGCTCGTTACGCTGCTCAGCTTTGCGATTGCTAATATCGGACTGAATCAAATTATTGCCTATTCTGTTCCTGTACTTGTTTTCGTTTACCCGATTACTATCGTTCTAGTCGCTCTTACCTTCATGGGAAAACTGTTCCAGCACTCCCCTTATGTGTACAGAGGTGCTGTTCTATTTACAGCTATTATCGGACTGTATGACGGACTGAAAGCTTTTGGGACGGACGTTTCTCTGCTGGAACCCATCATCAGCCATCTGCCGTTTTACGATTTCAGTTTGGCCTGGATCGTGCCGGCAATTGTCGGAGGATTAATCGGGTTGATCATTCATTCGATTAAAGGACAACCGAACCACAAGGAAAGCTACCAGAATTAACAGCTTACTTAAAATCCCTCTTCATACAGAAGAGGGATTTTTTCTTTATTATTGATGCAGAAGCGTGACGCTTACTTTCACATCAAGGCTCTGCCCGCCTCCACGATATACTCCTTGGAGAGGACTGACATCTGCATAGTCCCGCCCTGTTCCAATTCGGATATGTTGTTCGAGAGCTTCCACATTGTTCGTCGGGTCAAGGCCAACCCAACCGATGCCGGGTACCATTACTTCCACCCAGGCATGTGTCGCTGCATCTCCTACCAACGCCGAGTCTTCACCTACGTATAAGTATCCGCTGACGTATCTGGAAGGTATCCCCTGGGAACGAAGCACACCGAGCATCACGTGGGCATAATCCTGACATACGCCCGCTTTCAGCGGCCACGACTCATGGGCTTTTGTACTCACTTCTGTGGTCATAGTGTCATAGGAAATAGATTGATGCAGGTATTCCATCAGACGCAGCGAGAATCGCACGGGGTCTTCCGCACCGCCTACCTCCTTCATAATATCTTCCACTTGGTTCTTATATAAGAAAGTGTATGGCGTATCATTTAAATAAGCCAGGTAATGGTGATGGAACAATTCCGAATGGAAAATCTCTCTCATTTCATCCGAACAGGTGATCATTCGGATGAAAGGGCTTTTTTGAATGCTGACAGTTGAACTCGTCTTCAGCATTAAGTGGTCGTGTTTCTCCGGTATGAAGAATGTCTCTACATGGTTCCCCCATAAGTCGATATGTTCTTTCGTCATGGACCCCGGAGTGATCTCCGTCCGATAGGTCAGCAACCGTTGGCATTCATCGGTTCTCGGCTTTAACCGGATGTGGTTCATACTTTGATCCACAGGGCTGTCGTATTGAAATGTATTGGTATGTTCTATGTGGTATTTCATCTGTATTCCTCCCGTATGTGTCTACTTCACACGAATAGGTTCTATGAGGTAATATGTCTCGGAAAACATTCGACTGAATGTGAGACAACGATCTTGGAAATGATCAAGAAAATGCATCAGCTGTTCCATATCCATCTCTTCGATATTCGTTTGTTGGATTTCGTTTTGTATCACTTCAAGCATTTCGAATAAGTCCGCAGAATAATGAGATATCTTTCCATCTTCTAAATTTTCAATTGCTTCACAGACATGGTTCATGCAGTAACGGATCGAACGGGGGAACGTCTCCTCCTGAATCATGAAACGCAGCACACTTTTGGAGTCCATGGTAGGTGGATGCTCCTTAATATAGGCGTCATATCCGTTTAAGAACTGCAAGGCTGTCAGCCAATAATAATAGGTAGCCGTATCGACCGTCGACTCTTTTCTGTTCTTCTCACAGGTGACGTTCAAAAGCCGTGCCGTTTTTTCCGCCCTCTCCAGCCATTTTCCAATTTTAATGAATGTATAAGGAATTCCACGTGTCATACTGGACTCGATAACTCCTTGAGCCGTCATCGATGTATTTACTACATTCTTCAAGTAACTTTGCGTATGCTGTCTTGTATTCGGTAGTTCCTGCCAATCCTTTTGATTGAGATGGAACTCATTTAACACTTCCCAGAGCTCCCCCGGCAGGTTGTCCCTGGTTATACGTGCATTTTCCCGTGCATAATTCATGCAATTGATTAAGGAATTCATATTGATCGGACTGATGGTTAAGTATTCCAGAAGCGTCTCACTGTCGAGTCGCTCATAAGTATCATAGTAATCCGCTTTAGAGGAACAGATTTCAAGTACCTCTTCCCAATCACGATCCGCTGTCTCCTGACTGGTTGCTTCCAGCGAATGGATGAGCTGGACGCTGAGAACACGCGCATTGTTTTCCGCCCTTTCCAAATTACGTGACATCCAATAAAGAGAATCTGCTACTCTGCTAAGCATGAACACCACCACCCTCTGTCATAATCCATGTGTCTTTACCGCCGCCACCCTGAGAAGAGTTCACAACAAGCGATCCTTCTTTTAAAGCAACCCGCGACAGACCTCCCGGCAGGACGTTGGTTTTCCGCCCGTTCATGACAAAGACCCTTAGATCGACGTGGCATGGGTAGAAACGTCCCCCCTGGTATGCAGGGGCTCTGGAAAGCTTGATCGTCGGCTGGGCGATATACTGATTAGGGTGCTCGATGATTTTGCGACGGAATTCTTCCTGCTCCTCTTCGCTCGATTGTGGACCAATCAGCATGTCATAGCCTCCTGAGGCACCGACATTTTTAATGACCAGTTCATCGATATGATCTAAAACGTAACTCAGACGTTCCGGATCACTAAGAAAATAGGTTTCTACATTCGGGATGATTGGTTCTTCATCCAGATAGAAACGAATCATTTCCGGCACATAAACATACATGGCTTTATCGTCTGCTACCCCGTTTCCAATCCCGTTCAGAATCGAAACATTCCCCTTCCTGTAGGCTCGAAGCAACCCCGGAACTCCTAAAGCAGAATCCGGCCGGAAGGCTTCCGGATCGAGAAAATCGTCGTCAATACGACGGTATATAATATCGACCCGCTGCAGCCCCCTGATCGTCTTCATATACACTACATCATCTTTCACCGTTAAGTCCCGGCCTTCGACGAGGTCGATTCCCATTTGCTGCGCGAGGAAAACATGGTCATAATAGGCGGAGTTATATGTACCAGGTGTCAGCAGGACAGCCTTTGGTTCTTTGTCTTGTAGAGCATTTTCCGGCACATGACTGATGACAGCCTGATGCAGCTCGGAAATCTGGTGCTCCAGTGTCTCGATGGCATGCTGGAAGAACAGCTCCGGATACACCTGTCTCATGACGTAACGGTTTTGGAATACGTAGGACATCCCGGATGGGTTCCGGAGGTTATCCTCAAGAACACGATAGTCCCCGTTCTCATCACGAATTAAATCGACACCGGCAAGAAAAATGTGGTTATTCAGAGGAATGGATAACCCACCCGCTTGTTCCTTATAGTAATAGGGGTTGTTCTCTATTAATTCTTTCGGAACGATTCCAGCTTCAACAATCCTCTGATCATTATAGACATCTTCAAGAAAGTGGTTCAGGGCTTTCATCCTCTGCACCATCCCGCGCTCGATCTTCTCCCAATCTTCTCTGGGAATAATGATGGGAACGAAATCGAACGGCATCGTCCGCTCCGTCCCGCCTGTGTGGTTGTAAACAGTAAACGTAATACCCTTTCTGAGAAAATTCATCTGGGCCGTTTCATGTTTGTTCATAAGTTCACGTTCGGAGAACTGCTGTACGAGTTGATAGAACCATTGATAGTGCTGTTTTGGCCCTCCATCCGAATGCATCATTTCGTCAAAATATACCCCGGTCTTATAATTTATAAGCACACCACTTCTCCTCCAATTCTGCTTCTTTAAAAGCCTTTACCCTTAGTTTACTGCAGGTACACAAAAATTGTAAGAAAATTCGAAAATAATGCATCCTCTATTTTATGTAATCGCTTTATAATAACTGACCAAAAAAGTGTCCCTTCGCTTTATCAAAGGGACATAAAAAGTGGTCTATTTCATTTTAATAACAATTTTTCCTTTGGCATGGTGCGTCTCACTTAATTTATGAGCCTCCCGCAATCCTTCACCGGAAAAGTCGAAGGTGTGGCCGATGACGGAGACAAGGCTTCCTTCCTCCATGAACTGCGCTAACTTCGCCAATTGTTCACCACTTGGTTCCAGCCATACAGACCCCGCTTTTACCCCGTGTTTCTCAGCAAGCTTTTCATCAGGAGGCTGAACGATGGAAGGCATTCGCCCTCCTTTTTTCAATACAGCGAAGCTCTTCTCCTGAATTTCTCCACCTAATGTATCAACGACGATATCGAAATCATGAAGTACCTCCGAGAAGTCCTCTTCTTTATAATTGATAAACCGGTCAACACCCAGCTTCTTGACCCAATCCTTATTCTTACCGCTGGCAGTGGCTGCAACATACGCTCCCATTTTTTTTGCAATCTGTACCGCGTAATGTCCGACTCCGCCGGATCCAGCATGAACAAGTACCTTGTCCCCTTCCTTTATATCCGCGAAGTCAACGAGGCACTGCCATGCAGTCAGCCCTGCCAACGGAACCGCAGCAGCTTCTTCAAACCCGATCCCATCAGGAAGATGTGCCAGAAGGTGCTCATCGACGGTCGTATACTCCGCATACGTGCCGAGCCTTGTCGTATCCGGCCGTGCAAAAACGCGATCTCCTGTTTTAAAGCCACGGACGTCTTCGCCCGTCTCCTTAATAATTCCTGCGACGTCCCATCCAAGAATTATCGGAAAGTCAAAATCAAGCATTTCTTTCAAATATCCTTCGCGCAGCTTCCAGTCGATTGGATTGATGGACGTCGCGTGGACTTCCACCACCACTTGATTAGCAGCCGGTTCGGGATTCGGCATTTCCTTCTCTATCAATTCATTTCTATTTCCGTACTGTTCGATAACAACCGCTTTCATGCAGCGATCACTCCTTTTGTTTGTGCTTTACCCGT
This sequence is a window from Bacillus sp. SB49. Protein-coding genes within it:
- a CDS encoding MFS transporter, coding for MTHSTQQKLWTLPFIFLIIANLFTFMSFQMLLPNLPPYIESIGGTSLQVGLITTTFAFAAIIIRPFIGHMLMTRPRKVLVMVGSVSLLIMTVLYPVTQVVVALLIIRFIHGIAWGWSTTVNGTAAVDLVPRRRVGEGMGYFGLSVTVGMIMAPSIGIFLYQNYSFDLLVWISAGLGVIAIILFSFTSFVTPPQVYENQKNPPKFSFVGSLVEKKSWYPALVTILNTFGYGSVITYIVIFGNEQGLSGTFLFYFFNALFATLSRPITGRYFDKHGPWKLIIVCSGLSFIAMWLLALSNSNVDLIIAGSLFGLGYGSMMPALQAWVISKTTTERSGIANGMYYSSIDLGIGASAFLLGFVYQFVETATLFKLSSFLFLVVMILTFLDQRKQTEPWQAPR
- a CDS encoding GNAT family N-acetyltransferase, which codes for MVVRKETDPVTFLNQVEGLLMHGEAQNNLPLGLLEDRKRTGTDQVCHMLTVIERENPVYAALRTPPHLWILPSTEVMEKPFIKQLVDYLHGGNYEVPGVLGDRRAVQWFVEEWENVSGLKGSLHMEQGIYRLDDLQPIADAPGELVPAVESDLPLLQAWMYQFGIETGEKNISERAEVLAAEMVEERKIYLWKVDGEPVSMAARARATKNGATINAVYTPDIFKRNGYASKAVWHLTDKLLRSGYRFCSLYTDMANPTSNSIYKRIGYKHAGDSIVYTF
- a CDS encoding SE1832 family protein codes for the protein MTKKEIQDQITFLKSDYIRIQGDLDKLEAAGGNVRNAEKQLERMEAELKELNTKLKQAETTK
- a CDS encoding cation:proton antiporter, which produces MVDSLLLQFMLIGFLGIGSQWVAWRFRLPAIVVMSIAGLLAGPVFGLMNPEQDFGELYSPIISLAVAVILFEGSLNLDFKEVKGLGKPVFRIVTLGAFLSWILGSLAAHYVAGLSWAVAFTIGGLFIVTGPTVILPLLRQAKLKPRPAKILKWEGIIVDPIGALLAVFAFEFIVFFMEESASPTSLLLFFAASAFAVFLGWVCGKGTGWMFETGYVPEFLKSPVVFTIVIACFTIADEIMHETGLLSVTAMGMTLANMHISSIADMRHFKENISLLLISTIFVMLTASLTVDTLLEIFNLQIIGFVILMLFVVRPLSIFLSTAGTGLSKSEKLLVGWIAPRGIVALTVASYFASVLLDAGFEDASILISLTFALVFTTVVAHGFSIGWLAKKLGLSMEGPPGVLIAGGSAFTTGLAKVLEELKIPVLLTDSSWQKLSRARSRGIESYHGEILSEQTEYYLDMTPYEYLIAASEMDSYNALVCTTFVPEFGRNNCFQLSLSNAEGDNLESLVHTIGGRVLFEEGASWEEMNARVENGYVFRKTTITDQYTFDNYRDNVDEHAMLLFVKRPTGKVDFFTPDMEYRPENGDIIVSLMPPSKEFEKIQERLEDQRKEQEKQKED
- the brnQ gene encoding branched-chain amino acid transport system II carrier protein, encoding MKAKDTIVIGFTLFALFFGAGNLIYPISLGFESGTSYIPAIIGFVITGVGLPIVTIAAISLVKNGAVQLAGRLHPTFGLLFTSMVYLVIGPFFAIPRAANVAFETGVAPFTNGASYALLVFTVIFFVLVYIVARNPSKLVDRVGQILTPMLFLAILGLVIGSFFLLDGPIQPPEPKYAEQPFFSGFVEGYLTMDAIASLAFGLIVVSSFRERGVTKPREITYRTLKAGLVTAIGLIAVYVSIGWIGARMATEGTYENGSAILSGAATIMFGDLGTILLGVIVGLACFTTCVGLNVACAQFFSNRIKGLSYTQINLLVTLLSFAIANIGLNQIIAYSVPVLVFVYPITIVLVALTFMGKLFQHSPYVYRGAVLFTAIIGLYDGLKAFGTDVSLLEPIISHLPFYDFSLAWIVPAIVGGLIGLIIHSIKGQPNHKESYQN
- a CDS encoding transglutaminase family protein, giving the protein MKYHIEHTNTFQYDSPVDQSMNHIRLKPRTDECQRLLTYRTEITPGSMTKEHIDLWGNHVETFFIPEKHDHLMLKTSSTVSIQKSPFIRMITCSDEMREIFHSELFHHHYLAYLNDTPYTFLYKNQVEDIMKEVGGAEDPVRFSLRLMEYLHQSISYDTMTTEVSTKAHESWPLKAGVCQDYAHVMLGVLRSQGIPSRYVSGYLYVGEDSALVGDAATHAWVEVMVPGIGWVGLDPTNNVEALEQHIRIGTGRDYADVSPLQGVYRGGGQSLDVKVSVTLLHQ
- a CDS encoding alpha-E domain-containing protein, giving the protein MLSRVADSLYWMSRNLERAENNARVLSVQLIHSLEATSQETADRDWEEVLEICSSKADYYDTYERLDSETLLEYLTISPINMNSLINCMNYARENARITRDNLPGELWEVLNEFHLNQKDWQELPNTRQHTQSYLKNVVNTSMTAQGVIESSMTRGIPYTFIKIGKWLERAEKTARLLNVTCEKNRKESTVDTATYYYWLTALQFLNGYDAYIKEHPPTMDSKSVLRFMIQEETFPRSIRYCMNHVCEAIENLEDGKISHYSADLFEMLEVIQNEIQQTNIEEMDMEQLMHFLDHFQDRCLTFSRMFSETYYLIEPIRVK
- a CDS encoding circularly permuted type 2 ATP-grasp protein — translated: MLINYKTGVYFDEMMHSDGGPKQHYQWFYQLVQQFSERELMNKHETAQMNFLRKGITFTVYNHTGGTERTMPFDFVPIIIPREDWEKIERGMVQRMKALNHFLEDVYNDQRIVEAGIVPKELIENNPYYYKEQAGGLSIPLNNHIFLAGVDLIRDENGDYRVLEDNLRNPSGMSYVFQNRYVMRQVYPELFFQHAIETLEHQISELHQAVISHVPENALQDKEPKAVLLTPGTYNSAYYDHVFLAQQMGIDLVEGRDLTVKDDVVYMKTIRGLQRVDIIYRRIDDDFLDPEAFRPDSALGVPGLLRAYRKGNVSILNGIGNGVADDKAMYVYVPEMIRFYLDEEPIIPNVETYFLSDPERLSYVLDHIDELVIKNVGASGGYDMLIGPQSSEEEQEEFRRKIIEHPNQYIAQPTIKLSRAPAYQGGRFYPCHVDLRVFVMNGRKTNVLPGGLSRVALKEGSLVVNSSQGGGGKDTWIMTEGGGVHA
- a CDS encoding NADP-dependent oxidoreductase, which encodes MKAVVIEQYGNRNELIEKEMPNPEPAANQVVVEVHATSINPIDWKLREGYLKEMLDFDFPIILGWDVAGIIKETGEDVRGFKTGDRVFARPDTTRLGTYAEYTTVDEHLLAHLPDGIGFEEAAAVPLAGLTAWQCLVDFADIKEGDKVLVHAGSGGVGHYAVQIAKKMGAYVAATASGKNKDWVKKLGVDRFINYKEEDFSEVLHDFDIVVDTLGGEIQEKSFAVLKKGGRMPSIVQPPDEKLAEKHGVKAGSVWLEPSGEQLAKLAQFMEEGSLVSVIGHTFDFSGEGLREAHKLSETHHAKGKIVIKMK